A section of the Citrus sinensis cultivar Valencia sweet orange chromosome 8, DVS_A1.0, whole genome shotgun sequence genome encodes:
- the LOC127898589 gene encoding probable carboxylesterase 12, with translation MDSTNPSSEVAHDFSPLLKVRKDGKVERLMGTDIVPPSLDPKTNVDSKDVVYSPEHNLSARLYLPKNTNQNQKLPLLVYFHGGGFFIETAFSPTYHNYLNDLVSEANIIAVSVDYRRAPEHPLPIAYEDSWDAVKWVASHVDGNGPEDWLNRNADFQRVFYSGDSAGANIAHHMAIRNGREIIDGFNVVGIVLIHPYFWGVEPVGSEPTDVKIRAGTERFWLFACPSTSGLDDPWVNPCADGSSLASLGCARVLVFAAEKDFLCPRGWFYYEKLKESGWGGHVEIVESKGEQHVFHLFNPTCENAGSMLKKICSFFNQDKP, from the coding sequence ATGGATTCCACCAACCCATCATCAGAAGTCGCCCATGACTTCTCACCTTTGCTAAAAGTACGCAAAGACGGCAAAGTAGAAAGGCTTATGGGCACCGATATCGTTCCCCCATCACTTGATCCCAAAACAAACGTTGATTCCAAAGACGTTGTGTATTCTCCTGAACATAATTTATCTGCTCGGCTTTACCTCCCGAAAAacacaaatcaaaaccaaaaacttccccttcttgtttattttcacGGCGGAGGTTTTTTCATCGAGACTGCTTTTTCACCAACTTACCATAATTACCTCAACGACTTGGTCTCTGAAGCTAACATCATCGCAGTATCGGTCGACTACCGAAGAGCCCCAGAGCATCCTCTTCCTATCGCTTATGAAGATTCATGGGACGCAGTCAAATGGGTTGCTTCCCATGTTGACGGAAATGGCCCCGAAGATTGGCTCAACCGTAATGCTGATTTTCAGCGAGTGTTTTACTCTGGGGACAGCGCTGGTGCTAATATTGCTCATCACATGGCGATAAGAAACGGTCGAGAAATTATCGACGGCTTTAATGTTGTTGGTATTGTCTTGATTCATCCATACTTTTGGGGTGTTGAACCTGTTGGTTCCGAGCCTACTGATGTTAAAATAAGAGCTGGAACGGAGAGATTTTGGCTATTTGCTTGTCCAAGCACAAGCGGGCTCGATGATCCGTGGGTTAATCCGTGTGCCGACGGTTCGAGCCTCGCGAGCCTGGGGTGCGCCAGGGTGCTGGTGTTTGCTGCGGAGAAGGATTTCCTGTGCCCTAGAGGATGGTTTTACTATGAGAAGTTGAAGGAAAGTGGGTGGGGGGGCCATGTGGAGATAGTTGAGTCTAAAGGAGAGCAACATGTGTTCCATTTGTTCAATCCCACTTGTGAAAATGCTGGGTCTATGCTCAAGAAAATTTGTTCGTTCTTCAATCAGGATAAGCCTTGA
- the LOC127899089 gene encoding probable carboxylesterase 12: protein MDSTEPAAEIAIDLSPTIKVYKDGKVERLKGNDIVPASFDPKTKVHSKDVVYSPENNLYARLYIPNQRQNQNQNQNQKLPLLVYFHGGGFCIETAFSPTYHNYLNTLVSEANVIAVSVDYRRAPENPVPCAHDDSWTALKWVASHVNGEGPEDWLNCFADFQRVFFSGDSAGANIAHHMGMRHGREILGVNFIGIVLIHPYFLGREAVGNETADSKKRDWVARLWRLTCPSSTSGCDDPWINPAVAGSDLASLGCARMLVFVAENDFLRSRGWFYYDKLKESGWRGNVEIVGSKGEQHVFHLINPICENAVAMLERTASFLNHQEKT from the coding sequence ATGGATTCCACAGAGCCGGCAGCAGAAATAGCCATAGACCTCTCTCCCACGATAAAAGTATACAAAGATGGCAAAGTAGAAAGGCTCAAAGGAAACGACATCGTTCCTGCATCATTTGATCCCAAAACAAAAGTACATTCCAAAGACGTTGTGTATTCACCAGAAAACAATCTATATGCTCGGCTTTACATTCCAAACCAAAGacaaaaccaaaaccaaaaccaaaaccaaaaacttccccttcttgtttattttcatGGAGGAGGCTTTTGCATCGAAACCGCCTTTTCTCCCACTTACCACAATTACCTCAACACCTTAGTCTCTGAAGCTAACGTCATCGCAGTCTCGGTTGATTATCGGAGAGCCCCGGAGAATCCTGTCCCTTGCGCTCATGATGATTCATGGACTGCACTCAAGTGGGTTGCTTCACATGTTAACGGAGAAGGCCCTGAAGATTGGCTCAACTGTTTCGCTGATTTCCAGCGAGTGTTTTTTTCGGGTGACAGTGCTGGCGCTAACATAGCTCATCACATGGGCATGAGACATGGTCGAGAAATTCTCGGTGTTAATTTTATTGGCATTGTTTTAATTCATCCGTATTTTCTGGGCAGAGAAGCTGTTGGTAATGAAACAGCTGACTCTAAGAAAAGAGACTGGGTCGCGAGATTGTGGAGATTGACTTGTCCAAGTAGCACAAGTGGGTGCGATGATCCGTGGATTAATCCTGCCGTTGCGGGTTCGGACCTAGCGAGCCTGGGATGCGCCAGGATGCTGGTATTTGTTGCGGAGAATGATTTTCTGAGATCTAGAGGATGGTTTTATTATGACAAGTTGAAGGAGAGCGGGTGGAGGGGCAATGTGGAGATTGTTGGGTCCAAAGGAGAGCAACATGTGTTCCATTTGATAAATCCCATATGTGAAAATGCTGTGGCCATGCTTGAGAGAACTGCTTCTTTCTTGAATCATCAGGAGAAGACCTGA